The window GAGTTGTTTCGACACGGTGCCATAGATCCACATTTTTACAAGCCCATCACGTTCTTTCCACTGCTTTTCATCATCAGCAGTTGGCACGGAAGAGCCATCGAGATGTCCCAAAACACCAAAGCTGCTGCAGTGGGTCTCGAACAGCTCGCGCCAGACGTCGTAGTTCAGCTTGTTCATGTCAAGCTGGATGGGGATGTAGCCTCGAATCTGTGTGATTCCAAAGGGCTTATCGGTGTTGGGAATAACGGCGGTTAGAGAGGAGCCAGTCATCTTCACCAATCACGAGTGTTTCAATAAACAAcggaagaaaagagaaaaaaaaaacaaaaaacagaggagcTAATGACGAAGATATGAAAGAGAGCGGAGTAGGATCGACGAAAGCTTTTCGAGATTAgcttagctctgataccatgtaattatgtaaaactCCGTGAAAGGAGAGTTATGCATTCatgatgtatatataatgtttacaCGAGATAAGGTCAAATCTACATAggatatacataaatataagaTACGCATATATTCTCTCTAACGAACTTGGCATGTATGTGTGTGTGCACCATTTATACATGTAATAATGTAGTATATGACAGCTTCGTAGGAGATGTCCGCGTAATAAGGGGGCAATGATATGGTACGACCAATGTACTCTCGAGATTTCTTCGTTCGATACTCCAGGGAAGATCGAGAAAGATAACGACTTCTGTATGTCCAACGCGAAGAAAATGAAAGTAGATTCGTTTGGTGAGAAGTGGCTGTCTTTCCTCGCAAAGCTGGTAGGTAAAGCCAACAACGATAAGTATCTGTATGGGGCTGGGGATATAAGGTTCGGGACGAAGAAGTTGTACGGGATGGTGCAGTGTAGGAGTGACTTATATAATAATACTTGTGCCAAATGTGTTGGATATTTAGCTGTGAAATTTCAAGATTGCTGGCATGGTAAACAAGGAGCTAGAGTTTTGGGTAGTAGCTGTAACTTTAGGTTTGAGCTTTACCCTTTTGTAAGTAGTATCAAGTCCGGTCCTAATCTTCAAATCTAaggaaatataattttttttttttttttttctgtatactttaaattttatttgatatggtcattctttttagttgtttagaaaaaacaatattatgtagttgaaatatttttataatgctCTAGAGATATAttctaataatgtatttttgaacgtgtaaaattaattttctgtaaatttcTAAAATCTAATGAAATTTATAGATAGTAATCAAGGAAACcataagtaaaaaagaaatatattgcattattatgtttgaaaaaatatatttaatcctTGTAAGTTAGTTGAAATATGATTGAACTAATTAGCTAACTAGtgtcagtgttcaagaaagcgctaagGGGTATATGGGCGGTGAcctagcgcctagcgcctagaacgcttagtcgggaCCTATAcagtttttaggcggtttaggcgtttacaacataaaacattatatatatataattatgtcaaAAGATATGTTTAACAAAATATGTTTAACATAAGACATATTAAGTTGTAAGAATTGTTTGGAGTGGAGTATCAGGGAGCTTTCTAAGTGCTGTGATGGTAAACAAGGAGGGAGAGTTTTAAGTACGAATTGTAATCTTAGGTATGAGCTATACCCTTTTCTTAGGACTTAAAAGActctttgatgatgatgcagaaTCTTGACGACTTTCCAAATATGATTTGGTTTTGCTATAtttctagttttcttttctgagctattttccattttttttttctttactgcTTGGTTTTGCTATATTTCTAGTTTTTCgtgactaaattttttttcaccGGTTGTTAGACTGACAAGACATAATTTGGGGTCTATTTGCAATCTGATCACCACCTTAGGATATTTTTCACTTCATTAGAAGTTATGAACAAGTATGAAGTGGTAAAAGTGCCCAAGATTTTGATGAAGGAGGTGTGATGGTTGCACCACTAGTTTAGGTACGataattttaaactatatttcGTCGGCATCCAACTTTGAGAATATACTCCAAGGAAGAAACTGTTCGGGTAATAGCATCAGGTTGCTCCTTATTTACTTACAGGTGAGGAAGTTAAGAAGGCTCCTAAAGGTTCATGTGACATAACTGTTGGATCAAGCTCCAAGCAACCGTTAGGAGCATTCTTACCTTCTTCACATGTAAGCAAATGAAAGGCCACCTGGTGAAAGAACCTGAACAGTTTTTTCTTTGGGTATATCCTCCGAGTTGGATGCCTATGGAATAAAGTGTGGAATCCTGAAagtttttaaagaaacaaatatatttgtaaggACATgagtggtatatatatatatatatctatatatatgttagtgaAAATGTACATAAAGAagacttaaaatatatatatatatatataacccatagtgaaaaatacaaaataaaaagttaataaaaaaatttggcctttgaaaacatttttcatCTATATCTTGAaaagaaattgataaaaaaattgatagttatctatttaaagaaaattataaatctatAAATGTTAGACATACACAACTGTAAGTAAAATATACAACTATATGAAATGGAGAgatgattggaaaaaaaaaatatagtaaaaactAGAAAAGGGAAAATATGGTAAAGAGTGTAATactaaatgaaaatatatatatatatatatatatatatatatatatatatatatatatatatatatatatatatatatatatatatatatatatatatatatatatatatatatatatatatatatatatatatatatatatatatatatatatatatatatatatatatatatatatatatatatatatatatatatatatatatatatatatatatatatatatatatatatatatatatatatatatatatatatatatatatataaagaagagtTGTAATGAAAAATATGACATTTAGAAACTGTTTTAATGGATGTAAATATAAACAATACACAACCAAAAGATAcgataaaaaaaagtcaaaagttacaaacttacaatgaTTCgacaaataaatcaaatttaattaaaaaaaaattattaaatatattttcgtaTTGTAGAAACAATCATATCAAATTTACCAAAAGTTGCAATGGTTcatataataaatcaaaagttttaatggttcatcaataaattaaaatttccgTGGTTTAATTAACTAAAAGGTTACAAcaattcatttaaatatatttaataattaaaaactaataaagaataatttatgaagagttCATCCAAGTGATGTGATTTTACATATTAAATATGCTAAATGTTGCAGCGGTTCAATTAAATGGTCAGAAAACATtcgttaattatatttaataaataaaataatattatgaaagAATTATACTCAAAGACTGAATATacttaaatattaaaacaatttataaaataaatcaaaactgcAATAGATTTTTTACAGTGGTGAGAAGTCATTTTAACATCACAATGTTAAAATTGTGACCTTGAAAACTGAACCTAAAACTATTTCATTCGTTCGATTATGAAAAATCTGTGttgaaaataaagtttgaaaaatttccaaaagaataaaaaatatatagctagatttctaaagatgtttacatttgaaatgaaaagaaagtttcaaaatttctaaaaagaagaacaaatatataaattcttaCATATGTGTATTAGGATATGTATATAATGAGGGTATACTTGTAATTAGTATTTACCTAAACCCTACTACTTAGCTGTATATATACTTTGTAATCATTTACCTTAATACAACATTCAGTATTCTGGTATATGGTAGCAGAGTAGATAAAGATCCAAAagacctaaatttttttttttcgaccgCCTTCTacgttcttctttttcttcctcttcttctttttgttcgtCTTCTCCTTAGCCATGGCTGCTCCCAATGAAGTCATTGTCTAATCTGATGACTCTTCTCTCGTGAATGTCAACATGTCAAATGTGACGAAACTCACCGCAACAAACTTTTTGATGTGGAGTCGCCAGATCCACACTATGTGAATATTTGAATAGACATAGTTGTTTCTAAGAGACACACCTCTATATTCAACATACACAATGTAACaattttctgttaaaaaaattaaaaataaaatcttttataaaaaatacaacaaaaagaagtaactgttttttgaatttattcatattactattattatatagattagaaaattaattagaaataattatagtaAAAGTGGGCAGCCCTAATTTTGTAAGGAAGGGGGAAGAACAAAAGTCTTAATTCAGTCCCATCTTGAAAGGTTCAACGACTATGCGTGTAAAGCACAAACATTTTTACCTTTAAAGGAAGACAAACAGATTTCAAACAAACCGAACAAAAACGATTGGCCCAAATCCGACCACGACTTAGTTTTTATCCTCTGAAATATTTAAAGAGGTAGAGAAATCggaaaaatatttctaaaaaaactCTACAACTTTCATCAACTTTTGAATTTGGCCCTACAAGTGATAATTAGAtcattgaccaaataattatgCAACTAGATAGTTATTCCTGTTTGgagaaatatttacataaattttcgtgtaatttgttagttataaaatctatactaaataaaagtagaagctataagcttaTAAGtctgtccacataggattttaaagaACCAATAGTAATTAGAAATCtcattaattaacaattttcaaaattttctatattaagttccttaagaaaatttggaaataaaCGTTAAATCTTGAGACATAATTTTGGCTAttttttaaataccaaaaatcgattgatatgtatattttctaAATCTAAACAGTGAAATTTGTTTATAACGTATGATAAtgtaatatttctatttatattgtaatatattattgtCAACTTGCTATTCTTTATGAAACCTAGGCGCCTCTTAatttactataaatattatgtatatgcTTTATTGGTATTCATAGGTTTTTGGAAGCACTATTGTCGTTCAGTGAAAAAAACTCACAGTTTTGATCAATTCGTTCGAAAGTTGATTAGTTGGAGGAGATGGTTATGAATAATTCTAACCGGATCATACGCATCAAGCTATTGCTGAGTAGTAGATTGTGGCTTTATTGATTTCAAGATGAGATTGGATCTGACATCTAAAGAATTAGATTAGGGTTGGATTAGAGTTAGGGTCTATGTATTCTTCCAGGAACCCTTTGTTGCAAAgaggacaaaaaaataaacggaGGAAGTAATAGTGATTGTGATCGTCCAATTGCATTGGTAATAGAAGAACACACATCAGTTATGTACGTGTTTACATCATGTTTTAGTCAGTTTTGACTAAATTTGGTTATATGGCAAACAAGTCCAAAACTTAATGcaaacaagacaaacaaaaaaaaactttcaagcagctccttattttatatttatattttgataacaAGCAAGTACATTCTTTGTTGTATTgtatactattttatatttgtattttgataACAAGCAAGTACGTATCTTTCAAGCagctataattttatatttaatatttgaaatattacacctttttattctatgaatcaatttttcttttgccaCTATTTCATACATTATATGAGCTTATAGCCTAAAACATTTGTTTGTGTATGACGTTGTAGATGATTTGATGTTGCCTGTGTAAGAATTTTGGGTATTAAGAAGAATATCGACAACAAGAGTCATTGAAGACTAAGTTATGGTAGAAGAGAACTGAATTTCGAGTTCAATATATCAAATGAACAATGTTGTTTTGGGTAGTTAATTCATAGGCTTATGAAGCTATGTTTAGTTAGAGCTATAAatttcttgctctgttttcaacCACATAATAAGGAATATTTTACATAGAAAAAGATGGAGAGGATTAGGAAGAACgtaaggaagaggaagaagaagagtattaCGAATAATTAGATTGTAAAAGTAACAATGACAATGACCATGAAAAATTGAATATGATCGACGAGAAAGAATATATTGAGACGGTGAACGTAGATATATGTGTGTTGGCTTCCAATTGaatatgagaaaaaaagattgattcaTGATTCTTTTCATCATATTTGATTCTTAGATACTATTgactttaataattttaaaaattgtatatttgaattgaattttttaccttaatagtaattttaattttttaaagataatatataataattattatcaatcatatatatttttaaccaaaCTATATCAAATACATcgacgcgtagcgtgggttcaaaaacCTAGTAATAGTAAAAGTTTGCTTTGGTgtactttttatattttataatcttggtgcaaaaaaatattaataaataagatatattattttatgtttttaaaatataagcaatgttgCATGTTagtgttaaaatatatatgtctttatTAAACGATtgcatatattttataaaaataatttttataaataaaattaaattttataattattcttaattttattgtttcctaagatttctgaaacaaattgttaaataatttttaaaattattgttttattattctataagttaatataaacttttattttgttagttattaaattaatttaaatataatttaaatgtaatgacattttctttaatatgtCACATGATAGTAAGGTTAAACTTCTAACAACATTGATTAAATAATTAGATAGAGATATTTCAACAAGATGATACAGTCTACCTCACTTTAACAAATCCCCAATCCCGAAATCCCTTTGTTCCTTCATCAAAACTTGTGGTGATTCTTTTTccctaaaaaaatttaacttgaAGTAAAATTTTGACTTTTCCATTGGCCATCCTCACCCTTCGCCGTAAAATACCCGACCCCTCTCTTCTGTCTGTTacagaccaaaaaaaaggaagaaaggacatttcttctacttttgagggggagaaaaaaacatttcttctacaaactcaAATGATACAATAGCATTTTGTATAAAGTAGCCAAAAGAGAGAATATTGTTACTGATGTGTGTCAATAAGCTAAAATCGTTCTGAGTCTCCTAAAAACATCTTAATCCCAACCCTTGATACTCAAAAAAACACCCACTAAAAGAATACAATACAATGTACTCGTCATATTCCCTATGCAAATGCctcatttctttttatatattggcTATACAACTCCTCATATGCAGCGTTTCATCCCTGAATATTACGAATGAGTATCTCAACCACAAATGTCGGGTTAACCAAGGAAAATACCAGCCGGGAAGTAAATACGAGAAAGACCTCAACTCTCTCATCCGTTTCGTCGCCGACGATACTAGACAGGGGTTCGTACACAGCTCTAATACTGAGGGTCGCAATTCCACTACCATCATATTCCAGTGTCGTGGCGACTGCTACGACACAGCCGTTGCCGGGGTAAGGCCACTTCAACATTATTGCATATACGATATATATTGCGGTGTCGTGTATAAGTATAACATCGCATTAGAGCTAAAAGATAAATGATAACTGGAAACCAAAACTCAGATtggagtttaaaaaaaaaaaaagttttgagcCGGGGTCACATATTTACATCTTATTATCGAAATATTCTAGTTTATTATCTTacgaaaataattatataaagttgcaaagcATTATTGAGTCATTCTTTGTATTGAAAGTTTAAAGTATCATTTGAGATGAACCATAACATGTACGTATATTTATTTGACAGTTTCGTAAGAGATGTCCGAGAAATAAAGGGGGGATAATATGGTACGACCAGTGTTTTCTCGATATTAGTATGATCAATGACCAAGCCCCAAGGAAGATGAATTACAAGAATGCTTTCTCAATGCATAATCCAAACAATGTGAGGGGGGATACAAAGTTGTTCAACAAGAAGACGAAGGAATTCCTACAACAGCTGGTTGTGAAAGCTGATAAAACGGGCCCGGACGGCGTCGAGTTTTTATATTATGCGGCAGCAGAGGAGAGAATCGGGACACAAAAAGTGTATGCAATGGTGCAGTGTGCAAAAGACGTAGCTGACTGCCAGCCTTGTTTGGAATGGAGTATCAATCAACTTTCGAAGTGTTGTGATGGTAAAAAAGGAGCAAGAGTTTTGGGTACGAGTTGTAATCTTAGGTATGAGCTATATCCTTTTCTTAGGACTTAAATGATTCTTATATATGTTGGTGCTGATCGAACAACATTATTTTGAcaactttctattttgttttggttatatatattttataatgctttcattttaacatttttacaaccaaaaaaaaaaaagaatttatctATCCGCTGTATGCACTTCACATGTGTTTGTTTAAGTCTCAGCTATACACCTATACATATGAGAATAGGGGACCAAAACTTcacattttaattgtttttaaaattagtgattaagaAACAATAGCTATCTTCTCcactttttctttattatttccTGATAACTTTTGAAAATATGGCAAGCTTAACATTTTCCCGCAGTACTTTGCCGCAACGTCATTTGATGTGATCTACATtgataaaaatcttaattaattcaCAGTATGTATTTATATGTATGGTCTTTTGAGTCATGAAAGCTGTTTCATTATCATGAAATATCCAAATAGACTAGGTTGTTAGTTAACTAAAAAACCATTCACCTAAAAGATCAACTTTTAGGTTGCGCCAAATTCACAACAAATAGTTCCAAAACTTGGGTTAAGGCTACATACGAAAATAAATTGCAAGAAACTCAGGATGAAtgagtaaaatttataaataaataaataaataactgtGATTATATCTTAAGGGTCAATGAAAAACGCATTTTATGAGTTTAGCTAAAAATGCTTGATGGCGGTGTTTGTGAGAAAAATTGTGTATCCATAAATTTGGCAAGAACCGGTGATTTTGTGGTTTTAGTGGGAAATTTTGATTTACAGTTTTGATTGGAAAGcatgattttgtaattttggcaacaaaaaaaaaagaagaagtaattttacaattttgacTAGACAAATATGTTGGCGGGTTATGTGGCTTCGgcaaaaagaaaagtgaatcCACAAATTGGTGAAAATACGATTTTATGGTTTTGGCATTTtgccaaaaaaaccaaaaaagaaaacgtGAATTCGTGTTTTTggagttgaaagagaaatttTACTAGACATAAACATTgaatcataatattttatataatataagaaggtttttctcaatttttgcTAAGAAGATGACATTTGGCTTACTATATTTCTTACacttctacttttttttatttgttttgtttggacctaatttaatataatttagacctaattaactacagacccataaaaaaaaaaatcatctacattttcttcctcccttctttaaacagaaatatatgCATCCTCCTAAAAATCTAAAGCAACCTTATATTAGTTGTGGTTAGATTCATTTCAGAACAAtaccaacattaaattaaatttataagtttgaattgtTGCGTTTAATTTCTGtgtttaaatcttatataattttcatgggcacaaacaaaatcaaagttaagtaagatggtgggtaggtattatttaagtaaattagtttaaatttttaaaaaattgtttatataaaattaaagttttgagCTTACTTTCTGGAAAATTATGTAAGATTGTgagatggttttgatctaattctataattattttggtcgattcacacttattatttcaaacgtcatggtatttttgaatacaataaaatttataagttttcatattaggaatttcaaaataaattatgaacataagcagttatgttttgatttgaaacaATAAcatcattttatgcattgccttatacccactattttcctcaattttcatttttttgtattacttctcatttttaactttgattACTAAGCTTAGGCAATAAATGTACCTAGGTTAAAAGAAGACTAGACTAGGAATTAGTCTATAGCATATGTTATGCGTCTCTCAGTTTGGTATTTTCATGTTTATAATTATGGATCTTATCGTTACGGCTGAACATAATTTGCACTACTGAATAATTTTGACCCATCACATAACCGAAAAATAAGAGGCGGGAGGGGGGGCGGTATTGAACCTTacattttaaaggatttttaGAGTATCTGTTTTTCAAttgagaatttttaaaaatcttataaaatcctatgttattcgactaagatttatataaaatactttaaaatagttcaaaatctcttgttattcaattaatagTTTATACTTTTCTTGATCCTCCTCTAATATTTCCAACTTAACTTGATGAACAAACATGTGGTTTTGGTGTGAATATTGGACTCAAAGGTTATGAAAAGATGTTAAATAAAATCTACCAAGGCATTGGAGGTAATTAGAGAACTTTGAGTCTTGAAGATTTTCTTATCAATTACACAAGTgttgattagaaaactaataaaaactGTGTTTTTATTCTCTTAAACATGAAAGGTTAAAAGAAGATTAGACTAATTCATACTACAGCAGAATAAGACAAAGAATTACAGAGCTTCAATCATTTACACCCTTTCATAATAAGTTTTAATTCCTTCCTACATTTTTTACATTCCTAGCCACGTTCATCGTGTATACAATTTCATTTGATGTACCTCCAGCGTTCATCTGCCTAATCTGCATTAAAAGTTATTTTAGGAATAATTTCATTGAcgtaattttttaataaaaaatgaaataatttaccATTATCTTCGgtctccaaaaaaaattagacaaagaaaattaCTAGCTACCTGTTTTTGTAGACAACTATCAGTTGACCTTTAGCTCAATCTCCCTTTGGAGTCGACCTGCGACCTCAGGAACAGCCCCAGCCATCACTTGCTCAGTTGCATCTT is drawn from Camelina sativa cultivar DH55 chromosome 1, Cs, whole genome shotgun sequence and contains these coding sequences:
- the LOC104787036 gene encoding putative cysteine-rich repeat secretory protein 16; amino-acid sequence: MYSSSGVSTCFFLIPILVVVATQLLLMRTVLSLNMTNAYLNHKCLTKQGKYNPGSWYERQLEKIMESIASGDGFIHGYDMMALSKDSDSDYVGVTNQCRGDSFGSKCRSCFATAIAGLRRRCPRNKGAMIWYDQCTLEISSFDTPGKIEKDNDFCMSNAKKMKVDSFGEKWLSFLAKLVGKANNDKYLYGAGDIRFGTKKLYGMVQCRSDLYNNTCAKCVGYLAVKFQDCWHGKQGARVLGSSCNFRFELYPFVSSIKSGPNLQI
- the LOC104787045 gene encoding cysteine-rich repeat secretory protein 34-like, which translates into the protein MYSSYSLCKCLISFYILAIQLLICSVSSLNITNEYLNHKCRVNQGKYQPGSKYEKDLNSLIRFVADDTRQGFVHSSNTEGRNSTTIIFQCRGDCYDTAVAGFRKRCPRNKGGIIWYDQCFLDISMINDQAPRKMNYKNAFSMHNPNNVRGDTKLFNKKTKEFLQQLVVKADKTGPDGVEFLYYAAAEERIGTQKVYAMVQCAKDVADCQPCLEWSINQLSKCCDGKKGARVLGTSCNLRYELYPFLRT